In the Alistipes provencensis genome, GAAGCATAGGCATTGGTCATCCGCAGCCCTTCGCGGGCCAGGCGGTCGATGTGCGTCGTTTCGAGGTTCCGGCCGCCGTAACAGCTTATTTCGGACGACAGCAGATCGTCCGCCACGATCACTACTATATTGGGTCTTCCGCCTTGTGCGGCGGTCGCCGCCGACACGGGAAGAAGCCCTGACGTCAGGGCAGCCATCCGGATAAACCGGGTTGTACGGTCATACATGATATTCGGGGTTTAGTGATTGTAAATTTACAAACAGAACCCCGGGACAGGATGCCAGAATATCGTCAATTAATAACAAAAAATCGGCAGAGCACCCCCTTCGTGTATTTGAGAGCTATTGAAGGTCCGCCGATTGCCGGACAGCATAGCATAAATAGGAAAAAATGGCTATCTTTGTTTAGACTTGAACCTATGGATATGAACCTCCGCAGTATTTGTTTGTGTTTTGCAGCGACAATCCTCACCGCCTGCACATCCCAAATCACGAATGTTTCGGTTGAACCCTTCGGAACCCTTTCAACGGGAGAGCCCGTTACGCTGTACCGCCTGACCAACGAAACCGGCGCCTCGATGGAAGTCATCGATTACGGCTGCCGCGTGGTACGGATCTGCGTTCCCGACCGCAACGGCCGCATCGACGACGTGGTGGTCGGATACGGCGACATCACCTCGTTCGAAACGGGCAGCGAACGCTTTTTCGGCGCCCTGATCGGACGCTACGGCAATCGTATCGGCAACGCATCGTTCCCGCTCGACGGCGACACGGTGTACCTCACCCCGAACGAAACGCTGGGAGGCAGGCCCGGCCACCTGCACGGCGGAACGAAGGGATTCGACCGCGTAATGTGGCAGGGCGAACCATTGCTCGAAGCCGACCGGGCCGGCGTGCGGTTCTCGCGCCTGAGCCCCGACGGCGAGGAAGGCTATCCGGGCAACCTCGCCTGCACGGTCACCTACTGGTGGACGAAAGACGACGTCTGCCGCATCGAATACGAAGCCGCGACCGACAAACCGACGGTCGTCAACCTCTCGAACCACACCTATTTCAATCTCAAAGGGCAGAACGGCGGCTATGTGATGGACCACGAACTGCAAGTCGAAGCCGACCACTATTTCAGGAACACGGCCCAGTATGTGCCGGACGGAGCGATGCTGCCGGTGGAAGATACGCCTTTCGACATGCGCAGCCCGCATCGCATCGACTACGCCATAGACAGCCCCAACCGGCAACTGCACATCATGCGTGGTTTTTCGGTCTGCTGGGCATTACGAAACTACGACGGATCGCTGGCCAAGGCCGCAGACCTCTACTCTCCGCGCAGCGGACGCGGCGTGGAGACATGGACGACCGAACCGGGACTGCTGACCTACACGGGACGCGGACTGAACGGACAGATGATCGGCAAAAACGGCATCCCGCTCGAAAAATTCGGCGGCATGCTGCTGGAAACCCTCCACTTTGCCGACTCACCCAACCGTCCGGATTTCCCCGCCACGATACTTCGCCCCGGAGAACGTTACCATTCCGTCACAGAATTCCGTTTCTATGCAAAATAGACGTTCGCTGTGTACGCCCTTCGATGCTACATACTCCTGACGCTGCTGACAGGATTTTCCGGGTCCGGCCTCCCGACAGCCGCCTGTGCCTCCGAAACTGTCCCCGACGCCCCGAATTTCAACTTCACGCACTACAACTCGGGAAACAGCGAGCTGCCCTACGACCGGGTAAGTAAAATAGTGCAGGACCGCAAGGGATTCATCTGGTTCGGGACCTCCTCGGGACTGAGCCGTTTCGACGGCATCCGCTTCCGCAACTACACCAAAGAGGAGATGGGGTTGAAATCGGCCTATGTGATCGCCCTCTGCACCGATTCCGAGGGCAATCTCTGGATCGGAACCGATCGCGGAGTCTCGGTTTACGATGTCGACAAGGATCGCTTCGAACCGTTCCTCTGCGAAAGCGACATCGGCACGGTCATCCGCAACAAAGCCAACGTCATCCGGCGGGGACCCGACGGCGTGATGTGGATTTCGGTCAACAACCAAGGGCTTTTCGCATTCGATCCCCGCACGCAGACCCTGCGCAACCACTTCTTCGAAAACGGCCGGCAAACACTGCCGGTAAACATCCGCGCGCTGCATATCGACGCCGACAACGGCCTGTGGATCGGACTCTTCTACCATTCGTTCCTCTACATCGGCCACGACAGTACGGATCGTCTCCGGCTGAATGACGCCCGGGAAATCACGGAGTTCCGGAACGACAACGTCGCGGCCGTCAACTCGGCACCGGACGACAGCGGAACGGTCTATGCAGCCAGCGCCCGGCGGGGGCTCTGCCTGCTGAACCGCAACAGCGGTCAAATCCGGACGCTGATCCCGATTCCGTCGCGCGGATTCACGCCCGAAGACCTGTATATCGACCGGGAAGGCATCGTCTGGATGTCTACCAGTGAAGGCGTATACCGCTACGACCCCCGGACGGATTCGGCCCGCAAACTCGCATACGACAGCCATAACCGTTTTTCACTCTCGGACAGCCATGCCTTTGCGGTCTTCGTCGACGCATCGGACGGCATTTGGATCGGCACGAACGTCGGAGGAGTGAATTATTGCGGCGCTTTCCAGCAACAATTCGAAAAGTACTACACAGCCGACGGCCGTTCGTTGGAAGACTGCCTCGTGCGGGGATTCGCGGCCGACAACGCGGGACACATCTGGATCGCAACCGAAAACGAAGGGCTGCTCCTTTACGATACGGAACGCCGCACGCTGAAGCGCATCGCGCACAACCAACTTCCCAACACGCAGTTTTCGGTCTGTTACGAACCGGGAGCGCTGTGGCTCGGAACCGACAAGGGACTTTACCGACTCGACACCCGGACCCGGGCCGTGCGTGAATACGAAACGCTCGGCTATTCGACGACGATGCTGGACCAGCGCGTATTCGCCATCTATCGGACGACAAAAGGCGAACTGTTCGTAGGAACGACCGTAGGGCTGCTGCATTACGACCGTCAAAAAGAGGCGTTCGACCCGATCGACGGATTCGAAGGTATTTTCGTTACCGGCATGGATGAAGACGAGCGGCAGAGACTATGGGTGTCGACCTATGCCAACGGACTGATATGCTA is a window encoding:
- a CDS encoding aldose epimerase family protein is translated as MNLRSICLCFAATILTACTSQITNVSVEPFGTLSTGEPVTLYRLTNETGASMEVIDYGCRVVRICVPDRNGRIDDVVVGYGDITSFETGSERFFGALIGRYGNRIGNASFPLDGDTVYLTPNETLGGRPGHLHGGTKGFDRVMWQGEPLLEADRAGVRFSRLSPDGEEGYPGNLACTVTYWWTKDDVCRIEYEAATDKPTVVNLSNHTYFNLKGQNGGYVMDHELQVEADHYFRNTAQYVPDGAMLPVEDTPFDMRSPHRIDYAIDSPNRQLHIMRGFSVCWALRNYDGSLAKAADLYSPRSGRGVETWTTEPGLLTYTGRGLNGQMIGKNGIPLEKFGGMLLETLHFADSPNRPDFPATILRPGERYHSVTEFRFYAK